CCCGCCTGGCGCTGCTGGACCAGCTGGGTTCGGTGCACATGCCCGCGCCCGACGCCCGCCAGCGACGCCGCCTCATGCTCCACCGCCGCTCAGTCGTCAGCCGTCGCACGCAGAGCCGCAACGCGGTGCGCGCGATCTTCAACCAGCAGGGCTTGTCGCTCGCCAGGGGTGGCAAGCAGTGGACGCTCGCCGGCGTCGCGCAACTGCGCGAGCACGCCCGCCCGATCGCCGCGTGCGCCGACGTGATGGACCTGTGGCGCGGCCGCCTTGCGGTCGAGCTGGACCTGATCGCCGCCACCGACGCGCAGCTCAAGCTCCTCGACGACAAGCTCGACGAGCTGGCCAACCTCGACGCCCGCACGCAGCTGCTCCGCACGTTTAAGGGCGTCGGCCCGCGGTTGAGTGAAGCCGTCGTGCTGTACCTCGACGACGCGCGCCGCTTCAAGAGCGTCGCCGAGGTCGCGAGCTACGCGGGGCTGGTCCCCAAGCAGATCGAGAGCGGCCAGATGAGCCGCAACGGCCACATCACCGGCCGCGGCCCCGGGCTATTGCGCAGCCTGCTGGTCGAGGCGGCGTGGACGGTCTACCGCTGCCACGACTGGGCCCGCGCGTGGGTCGACAAGGTCAGCCGTGGCGCGAAAGGTCCTGATCATCTGCTGGGGCATGCTCAAGACGAACACGCCGTTCCGCGAGCCGACGATGACGATGCCGACACGCGAGATGACGATGCTCGCGCGCGAATGACGACGACCGGACCCGTGACCGGCGACAGTTGCTTTGCCCCAAGGCGTGCGCGCCGTGCGTACGGGCCCGACGACCGCGACTAACCATATGGAGGCCGCGACCTCCGATGCAGCGAATGCGGCGTGCGGGCCTTTGCCTGGGTGAATGAGGCTCGGGACCAACGAAGGCGTCCCCGATGACCATCGAATAGTCGTCTGAAGCGCACCGGCCGCCACCGGCGAAGCGACCCGAGAGCCGACCACGGAAGCGAAACGCGTCTGGTAAACGAAAAGACCGCCGCCACGGGGCGGAGCGGGAAGAGGGTCTGCGCAAGTTCTACACTTGACCCCAAACGGGATTCATAGTCGGCGTGTTAGTCGCCCGGCCCTACAGCCGCAACTCGGTGAACTTCGGCACCCATCGTGTCGTTCCAGGCATAGCCTGGAAACCATCGCTACGAGGCCATAATTCCAATCCAGGAAGTTGGCCGGCGCAAGTTCGTCAAAAGTGACGATGTAAGTGCGGCGTGCATCCTGCCCTATCTGGGAACCGAAGCATTGACCTTGCCTTGGATGCTCACCGCATGGGGGGGTCGGCTGTCGGTGTGGCGAGGTTGACGAACCGGGAGGACGACCACGGTCATACGCCTAAGGGGGTCACGCGCGGGTCGTCCCAGCGGTCCCCGCGCCTCGACCCGCGCGGCAACCGACTCGCGCGCTTGGCCTTAGCGGCGCGCCCCTGCCTCCCGTCGGACGCCCGTACCGGCGACCGCTTCCCGTGTACCATACACGCCGCCCCCCGACCGGATTCCACCTGTTTCCGCTTGACATCGGATGCGTGTCAATGGCACCATCGCGGGCCGACACTGTTTCCGTGTCAATGACGGTCCCATCGGAGGGCGACGCTATGCTGTTCGAATTTCGTTTCTTGGGACGGACCTCGCTTGGTCGGCGTTCCCCGCGGACGTCGTTGGCGGGGTATGCGCGCTGTGAACGGCGGCCGTGGCGACCGCTGATCACGTCAGTTGTACTGACGTGCAGCGGCCTGCTGGCCGCTACGTTGGGGTGTGATCAACAGAGTGACCGCGGTTCAGCCAGCAACTCGGGCGCCCCCACGCCGACCGCCGCCCCGATTGCGGTCACGGTGGCCCCCGCGGACGCCTATCGCCAGCGGATCGCGCCGCTCGTGGAAGAGCTGCAACGGATGCGCGTCCTGAGCGACGGCCCCTCGCAGGTCGCCCCCGCCGAGTTCCGCCGCCAGATGCGCGAGGTCCGGCTCCGCCGCGACCAGGCGGCGGCCAGCCTCGCCGCCGCCGACCGCGCCCGCCCCACCTGGGCGCGCGTGGGCAAGGCGATC
The nucleotide sequence above comes from Tepidisphaeraceae bacterium. Encoded proteins:
- a CDS encoding IS110 family transposase, which translates into the protein MSPADMHDLLARHVTAPDPSDTLVCFETCDTAGWVHDVCAALGTATTVVNANDERWRWRRVKRKTDRDDALKLARLALLDQLGSVHMPAPDARQRRRLMLHRRSVVSRRTQSRNAVRAIFNQQGLSLARGGKQWTLAGVAQLREHARPIAACADVMDLWRGRLAVELDLIAATDAQLKLLDDKLDELANLDARTQLLRTFKGVGPRLSEAVVLYLDDARRFKSVAEVASYAGLVPKQIESGQMSRNGHITGRGPGLLRSLLVEAAWTVYRCHDWARAWVDKVSRGAKGPDHLLGHAQDEHAVPRADDDDADTRDDDARARMTTTGPVTGDSCFAPRRARRAYGPDDRD